The Pseudanabaena sp. PCC 6802 genomic interval TCTCGTGGAGGAACCTGACGGCCTCGCCTGTGGGGTCGGGGGCGCTGATATTGAGACTTTGGATCGTGGTACTGGAGGAACTATTCGTCGAGGTCGGTGATTGTACGCGGAAGTTGGGGGCGCTGCGGCCAAGGTTGCCGAGATCGCTCTGGTAGATTTGCGAGCTAAACAGTCCTGCCAGCAGCGTTTTGGCATCCACCACCAGATTGCGGTAGATGCCCTGATCGCCTTTTTCTGCGGATTTCTGGGCTTTGTTCGCCAGGGCGCGAGCTGTCTCCAAATTGCCCTGCGATAGTTCTTGGGCGATTTCACCGACTGCATTGCGGATGAGTTCTACGCCCAGTTTGGCGTTAGAGATTTGATTAGCGGCGTTGAAGCTAAGCCCAGAACCTTTGCCGAATTCCTTGGACAGGATTTCATTGAGGCCACTCATTGTGTTAATCAGCGAGGCTTGCACGAAATCTTTGAGGCCGCCTGTACCCTGCGCGAAAGCGCCAACAAATTTGGCGGATTCGGGATTAGAAAGGACGTGAGTACCCCGATCCGTAACGTTGATAAGCTCGGGGCCGCGCTCGCCTACTAGGGCGATGCCGGATTTGATCGGCTTACCGCGAGTGCCGGAGGCAAAGCCCCCTACCAATTTCTGGCGCTTCAGTTCCTCGGTATTCTTGAGGATCTCTTCTAGCGTACTGCCTGCAACTGTTTGTCCGGTCTGGGCTACCGCAATCCGCTGGCCAAGCACTGATTTGGCAAATTCCGCGACCTGTCCGTTGAGGGCGGTAGAAGCCGCTTCGCCGAAGAGTTGGGCGGCTTCTTTATAGTCAAACTCTGCGCCCCCAATATTGATTTTTTCGGTACTGGATAGCCCTGCCTTGGAAAGCTCTTCGGCACGAGCTTTAAAGATAAAGGCTGCTTTCTCGAATTCGTTGGTGAGTCCTTGCGAGGCGGCAACTGCCTGCTGTTGAGCGACTGTTTGTCCAGGCGAGCTACCGATAATGCCATCTGCAGCTTTAGCCTCTGTCTGAATATTGCCGCCAAGTCCAGTGGCAGAACCCTGAAAACGGGTTGCGCCGTTGGCAAACGCCGCTTTGACCGCCAACGCTTGGGAGAGAAGCGCCTTTGTGTTCTCGACCATGCCAGCGATCGCCTGATTTAAGAGGTCGGCAGCGGTTACTGCTTTCTCAAATCCAGTGGCGATATTGTCCCCTGTTGCTTTGCCTAGCATTGCAGCTAGGTCGAGTTCCTTATTGAGTTCCTCGCTAAAATCGGAGCTTTTATCGAGTTGGGCGTTGAGATTGGTAATCGTGCCGTCACTGAGCTTGATTACTTCGGAAGTTGCGCCAAACTTCTTATTGAGATCGTCAACCGTCCTAATCGAATCACCTAGCTTTTGATTGACGGAAACGATACTGCCATCAGTTAACCTTACGACTTCGGGCGTGGACTTAAGGCTATCGTTCAGCGTCGAAGCACTGACAGAAGCGTTGGTTAATCCGGTGTTGAGGATTGGGATTTGGGCGTTGACATTACCAAAGGATTGGGCGATCGCCCCGATATTAGTCGTGGTTTGATTTGCGTTTGCATTGATGCCGCCAAACACTTCTTTTAGCACGTCCGCTGCCGTAGCAGTCTGGCGTGTCTCGCGGGTTTGCTGCTGCTGGGTCAATACCGTCTGTTTTTGCAGCTCGTTAAGCTGATTGGTACGGGCGATGCTCTCGTCATCGAGCCTGAGCTTCTCTTCAGCCGCCGATACCACCTGCTTTTGCAAGTCCAGCTCGCCAGCCGTCACGCCTGGCTTTTGTTGGAGTTTGAGCAGGTTCAGGCGCTCCTGTTTCAGCGCGATATCATCCTGAATCTTTTGCCTTTCCAACTCTGCTACTTTGAGTTGCTGAGTAATATCCAGCTCTTTGAGCTTGGCAGCAAAAACTCGTTCTTCGTTGATGGCCTCCTGCTGCTGGATTTGCAGTTTGAGCTGCTGGGACTCGCGTTGAAGTCCCAGTGCTTCGGTAATTTTGAGTTGATTTTCCAGGCGGGATTTGGCGAGGTTGCCCTGCGCTTCTTCCAGTCCCGATTGAGCGCTCAGAAGTTCGGCGCTACTCCTCAAACTCGTGAGAATTTTGTCCTGCGCGGCGATACGAGCATCGCCTTGCAGCTTGGCAACGCGCCCTTGTTCCTCTAATCCCGCGACTACCTGCGCTCTCAGCGCGTCTTCAGCAGCTCGCACTTTTTCAATGCGTTGGAGGTTAGCGGTGGCCAGTTCGTCGTTTAGCGAGATTAGCTTTTTCTGCCCTTCCTCAGGCGATAGCTTGCCTGCCGCTTGGGCTGCCTGGACTGCGGCAATCTCGTCTTTGATTGCCTGAACGCGAGCGATCGAGGCATTTTTTTCGATCTCTGTAATGCGCTTCGCCTCGACTTCACGCGCTAGGCCCTGCTCTTTAATCGCGGCAATCTGATTCGCGGCTGTAATTTTTACTATCGCCTCAGCCCTATTATTAGCCTCCTCAACTGCGGCTAAAGCTTTCTTTTCACCTTCTTCCCTTTGCTTGATTTGAGACTCAGCCAGGGATTTGCGGGCATCAAAACCCGCCTTTTCAACCGCCAAAATTTCGTCGTTGACCTTTTTGATTTTCTCCTTATCGGTTTCACCTACCAGCTTGGCACGCAGTACTGGTATTTGAAGTTCCGCTAGCTTGATGCGATCGCGGAATCCCTCTTCCTCAATCCTGAGTAACTCTGCCTGTGCTTCCTTGGCTGAGGTCGCGCCTTTAGCTTGCGATTCCTTAATCAGTACGGATTGCTCGGTAATGCGCCGCGTAATCCCATCCGTATTTTTTTTGTAGGCTTCGGTAAGCTCTTCGAGAGTTTTAGTCGCCTGCTTTTGCGCAGTTGCGGCCTGTGCGGTCTTTTTCGCGTCTTCCTCCAGGAAAACAATGCGGCCTTGGAAAGTCGCCTTTTGCCCTTCCAGTAAGCGAATCGTTGCATCTATCTGCGCCTGTAGTTCGGCATCGGCGGTTTTGACTTTGCGAAGGGATTCTATTTGAGCGTTGAGGCTGGCTATCTGGGTTTCGGCCTCCTTGCGGAACGCGGCGATGCCATTAGCTCCCAGCTTGGCGGCCTCTCCTGCCTCCAGGGTCACCAGTCCATATTTGCCCAGGATTGCCTGTCCGCGATTAAGGGAGATACTGAGCGCATCGAATGTTTCCGAGAATTTAATTTGCTGCGCTTGTGCTTCCGCTTGCGCTTTAGTAATCTGCGCGGTCTTACCAGTATTTTTGGCAATCTGATCGCCGAAGCGATCGCTAGCATCGGCAGCACCCTCGGCAAGATTTTTCCAGTTAATAAATGCTGTAGCAATTTGATCTATCGGGTTCTTGGCACGATTCATGCCCTTAGCCAGGGCATCAACCGAATCATTAAATAAATCTACGGCGCTGCCATTTTCGTAAATCGTAATACCAAAAAGCTTGAACGATTCTCTTCCCTTTTCGACACTTACCCCCGTCGCCGCGATCGCCGCATCTAAGCTTTTACTGAATTCGTCGAAGATCTTGATACCTACAAGTTGGTCTAGCCCTTGCAGGAACGTGTCGATGATGCTGCGACCTGCTTCAAAGGAGCCGTAGAAGATCGCGACCGTGGCCGCAGATTGAAGCAAAGCTGGAACAAATGTCTTGAGATGCTTAACCACCGCAGCCAAAACATTAGAAAGGACGGGCAGCACTTCCTTTGCCAGAAATGCGGCAGTTGCGGTAAATGCCTTGGCAATCAGGCCAGCAATTCCCAAGCCTTCACCAAATAGCTTGACAGACCCTACCGCGGTCAGCATTTTTTGAGCAATAACCGCAACAATCGAAGCTGTTTCAGCTATTCCCGTTACAAAGATTCCAATGCTTTTGATTTGATAAACGAGAATTGTATTTAGGAAAGTCATTGCCGCGCCCAGAGCCGCCTGCGCACCCGCCAGAACGCCAGCCTTTATAGCAGCCAGATCCAGACTCAAGCTGTATGCCGTAGTCGTGCCCGTCAATAGACCCATGACCGCACTTAACGCTTGCACTGCAACCGCCTGCGCTGTTTGCAATCCGGTAAGAATTGCTGTCCTGGCGCTGGTTAGATCGAGCGTAACGTTTAGCACCTTAAACGTCGCGTCATAGCCAGCGATCAGTTTTTCGGCTATAAATACTCCAGCTACCCCCGCCGCCAGCCTGACCACTGTGGCAATCAATTCCTTAATGGTATTAATTACGCCGCCAATCGCGCCATCAAGGCCCTGGAAAGCAGCAACTTGTTGAACGGGATTCAAAATCTCGAAAACGCCTAAAACCTGCTTGCCCGCAAAAAGCAGCGTCTTCACCCATTCTGAGGCATCTCGGCCAATTCCAATAAAAGTCTCCCTAAAGCGATTTTGAAAAGACTGGAGCTGGTTGTCGACACTCCCGGTAACCGAATTAAAAGCCTTATCCAGCGCTCCTGTTTCCGTTTTGAGCGACACGATCGCCTTTTGGAAATCCGCCATATTGTTGGCGGTGGCTGGCAGGATAGCGGAAACCGCCTCGACCGAACCAAATAATTTATTGAGGACTTCCGGGGTTGCACCACCCTTATCGGCGATATCCCTTAACACGCCAGCCAGCCCCTTGGATTTGAGAGCGGCGGAGTCGAATTGGATACCTAAAGCTTTCGCTTGCTCTACCGCCTGCGACGAAGGGGTAAGGATTGCCGAGATTGCCTGACGAAGACCCGTGATCGTTTCGCTAGCGCCAAGCCCCTTGGTTGTGGCAACCGAAATTACGGCATTGAGTTCGGTGAGTCCCACGCCCGCCTGCGCGGCAATCGTGGCAACCTGCCCGATCGAGCGCCCGTACTGATCGACCGTAATCTTCCCTAAATTTTGGGTTTGGATCAGTTCGTTGGCGATCGCCGCCGCTTCGCTGGCATCTTTGCCGTAGGCGTTCAGGATTGTGGTTACAGCATCGGACGCAACTCCCAGGTCGGTAAACCCAGCTTTGGCTAGCTTTACGGAGCTAGCGAGGATCGCCGAAACATCTGCAGTTTTACTGAAACCCGCAGAAAGTACGTCATAAGAACTATTTAGTAAGATGGTCGAGGAATACTGATTTTTTGTCTCGCCTGCCAGTCGCTGCATCTGACTGGCTAACGCATCTGCTTCGTTGGTCAGCGTCCCCACCTTGGCGCGAGCGTTGTCAAATTCCTTGAAAGCGCCAAACGCCTCTTTTCTGATCGTCTCAAAGGTCGGGATAGTAATCCCGCCAAATTCTTCTAATCCTTGTTTTACTGTATTGACGCTATCGTTTAGGTTGGTAAATACAGTAGCTGCCGTAGTGACGACTTCGTAGATATCCAAGAATATGCCGGGCAATTTGGCGTAACCAACTGTTAAAGCAGCGGTTTCTACCAGAACCGCATTGAAACTCTTTAACTGCTCGTCTGCAAATCCAACGCTTTCCTGGAAAGCCTTGCTATTGGCAACCAATTCAAACAAAGCGCCGCTAGTCTGCCGAAAAGTCTTTAGCGCTTGATCGGCTTTAGCGGTTATGAGGATTTGCAGATCCTGAGCCATGTTATGCCGCCTCTACAATTTCCACGGCAGCTTTAGGCGATTCAACGCCAAGCTCTTTTGCTAATGCCTCAGCTTCAGGAACCTTCTGCATTTCCGCAGCGCAAAAGGCAAATGCCCTCACGAGAATATTGAGCGGCAATCTACGAACGTTTTCGACTGTCCATTCGGGATCGACGCGGGAACGCATAAATATACCGACAATCTCCGTCACGATGTCCGCATTAGCTAAAGGGTTTGCCTTCAGCTCCTCTTCCGATAAATACCGTACTTCTTTGAGCTGCAGCATCTCGTCAACGGTAACGGTTTCGTAACTAGGGATTTTGACTGATGGCGACAATTCGCATCCTCCAGTCCCAAACTCAGAAAAATTAATCACGCTTTGCGCTCCTTTAATCTGTCGCTAACCTAATCAGTTCAAGATCCAATTCATTTAAAGCCAACTGCGGAATCTTGCCTTCCGCCTCCAACTCCAACACGATCCGCGCCGATCGCCTATCCACCAATTCCCTTGCCTCCTGCCGAGCTTGCAGCCGCGCAACTGGATTAAACCACTCGTGTTTGGGATTTTTCTCCCCAGCAATCTGACAAATCGCAGTACCCAGATTGGCGATCGCCGCGACTACCAGATTCGATCGCCCCATCTCGATTTCATCAATTGCTCTGAGGGCTTGATTGATAATTACGATTGGGGTGTGCTGGAATCTTCCTGCGGCGAAGCGCCGCTCGTTGGGGTAGTAGTACTGGAGCCGGAAGAAGACTGCTCCCCAATCGGTTTTTTTTCGTCGCCTCCAGCCTCCTCCAGCTCTTCTACGGGCTCCCATTGCCGCATTTCGCCGATCATGAAGTTCTTGGCAGCTTCGATCAGGTGCATGGGCAGGCGATCTAAATCCAGAGCGTCGATCAGCTCTGGCCTGAAGTGATTCTCGGGACGCTTCAACCCCATGCGAATTAGATCGAAATATGTCACCCCTTCTTTGCTGATGGACTCCTGTTCGGCAACAGTCAGACTGCCGTATTTCGGTATGCGCAAATCGAGCGTTTCACTGTCCATGCGGACGGCACAAACATTGCACCACTCCTTAATCTCCAACTCAAACGCTTGCAAGAGACACCTCTAAATCGTAAATAATCCCTGGCTCTATGCCAGTCAAATCCACTTCCAATCGCTCCTCACTATCCACGTCTTTGAGGGATACCCGCCCCTGAGGCTCACTCAGCACGAGAATCCCGATCGCTACGCAACCATCGCGAACGCGCAGATTAATCGCGTAAACGCCCTTAGCCTGCGCCGCTCGCATTAGGTGGGCTGAGCGTCGATTGTGGTCACCTTGCCAAGGAAAGCGAATTCGCGATCGCGGGTGATGAAGCCTTCGTTTTCGGCGGTATCGTTATCGCCAGTCACCACGCCCGCTCCCCAGATGATTTCGCCAGACTTGTAAGCGGCACTGGGAGGATCGAAGCGGCGCTCCAGGATAACCTCGTTACCCGCTTCGCCTGCCCAAGCAAGCGTGAGGCCGCCAGCATTTTTGTATGCGAAGTTGCCCGGCAAGGCGATGCTTTTTTCGCCGCCAGTGATCACCCCATCTCTGTCCGAGCCACTGTTGTAGTCGGTTGCCGCCGCCAGGTTGTAGCTCCGACTGATGCCCGAGTTGGTCAGGTCAAAGACGTAGACTGGGAACTCGGCAGTGGAGCCAGCGGGGATCTTCTCTGGCAAAGACTCGACAGCCAGGGAGGTGGAGCCAACCGGGGCATTAGCGCTCAGCTTCGCAATAAACTCGAAATCGTCCGAGTCGTTGAACATCAGGTACTGATTTGCCTGCATCTCGGTCGTGGTCGGACGGAGAAGGCTGATCGAGACTGCACCTTTCGCCCCTGTGGCAGCGCCGGATACGGCGGTATTAGCCAGGGTGCCAGGAGCGGGTGCCACGGTCGTACCGATAGCGAAAGTGGTGTCGCTAACTAGGTAGAAAGTGCGATCGCCCCCACTACCGACACCTGGCGCGGTCGCCTTGACCGCGACACCAGCCTTCATAATCACCGCAATCAAGCCGTCGCGAATCGTTTCGTTCGTGTCCGCGCCCGTGGCGACGTAGGTGTAGTTGATGGAGGCAATCGGAATCGTATAGCTACCTGCGGTGGCAGTACCGCCAATAGTAATTAGCGAGTTAAACCCGCTCGTATATAAAATTTGATCGGCCAGTCGTGCTCGGGAATTCACGGGCGGAATCCCAACGTACACCTTCGCCTCGCGCCCCCGAATCTTCTTGCGATTCAGGTCGATAGTTCCTCGTTTCCCTTTAGTAAGCGGCATCTACAATCACCTCAAAAATCAATGAATAAACCCAAATCCCAGACTCATTGAGAGCCTGGGTGACAAACTTTTGCCCGCGCCACTGCATTTCGTTGCAGTATTCGAGCGGTGCCCATCTCGCCAGCTTCGCTCGAATCGCTTCGAGCAACGGATAGGCTTTCGAGTGCTGTCGCAGATCTTCGTACTTCACCAGCACCTCAAAGATCACCGATTCCATTTCCGAGTTGTAGTCAGGGCGCAGGCTTTGAGAGGATTGGTAGTTCACGAATACCGCGCCCTTGCTGATCGGTCTGGCCAGCTCGCTAGCGTCTAACGCACCGATCCGCACGTTATGCGCGGAGGCTAGCGGGGCAAGGCGCTCCAGGATAGCCCGTTCGATTTCTGCTAGGCGTGATTCAGAAGCCACGCAAAAAATCCTCCGCAAATATTCCCCTGCCCTCGGAAACCTGGATATCGCCCTTGGCGGTCTCGATCGCCACAGGTGGTGTCGCGCCACTCAAGCCGAGCGACATTTTGCAAGCGCCGATTAGCTTTAGCTGAGCGATCGCTTCGTCAGCCCTGCGAATCACGTCTTCGCGAGCGGAGATCGAATCCATGCGCCGTCTAGCGAGATCCAAAACATAGCCCTTTAACAAAGGTGGCTTGGGGTCGGCAAACGGCATTTGCTCTGCGACGGCGGGACAAGTGGCGATCATGCCATCGACGATTGCTTCCGCGTCGGCAATATTGCGATTGAGGTTGGCGCTATTGATCTCGGTTGCCGAAGCATCCCAAAGATTGGATAGCTGCACGACCTCCTCGTAACCGAAGGCATCGACAAAATCCTGTTGAGTGGCGTATCTACCCATACTTTTGTTCCTTAGATCAAATCCGACAACGTTGTCGGATTTGATTTTTTATTTACTCTCGACAGGTGCTGGTTCCTTGGACTTGACAGAAGGCTTAGTGTCAGGCTTTTCAGGCGGCACATCGAGCGTTCCAGACATGGTCATCGCTAATTCCTCAGGCATCTCGACTTTGTCGCCTGGTTGGTAGGTGCGTCCGTCGTAGCTCAGCCATCCCAATACCTTAAATTCTTTCAAGCTTCACCTCCTATTTCGCTACAGGCTTATCTTCACTCGACGGCTTTTCGGCGGGCTTCGCCGGAGCCTTTTCGGGGATCTGGTCGCCCAGTACGTCCCGTGGCAATCCTTCAGCCAGGTCGGCGACCATCTCAACTATCCCACCCGGCTCGTACCGCTTCCCATCGTGATACAGGGGTGAATTTACTTTGTATTTCGGCATTTCGGCCTCCTAAGCAACAGCATTTTGGATAAAGTAACCAGCCAGATTAGCAACAACCACCTCTTTAACGGACTCGCCCACGCGGACGCGAATGCCGCCGTAGAGGCCGATATCTGGATCTTCGCGGGTACCAGCCACTTTTTTGCCGAACTGAGCCGTCATCATAAATGACAGTCCCTTGCGGAAATTTGCCAAAGGATCGACTCGAAGCAGCCAAACATGCTTGCCCCAAATATAGCTGCGTGCAGCGGCTTGACCTTCTTTCGATGAGTCGTACCAGCCTTTACCAATCACGCAGCCCTTCAAGCCAAAGAAATCGGCTACCGCCTGCTGAGAAGCCATGCCATTTGTTACACCAGCATTGCCGAATAAGGCGTTGATGATTTTGGGATGGGTGCGCAGCTTTGTCCAGGCTAGCTGTCCGGCTACCAAATGCGTAAAGGTTACTGGCGCAGAATCAAGCGCCGTGGTGATCGTGCCAACCGGGTCGCTATTGGTAAAATCCGAAAACTGTGAAGTGCCCGAAAGCGTGACGCGGTTGGTAGTCGGGAAAGTGGCAAGCGTTGACATGGTTGTGGCAACGCGCAACTCTCGATCGCGCATCACATCGTCGGTCAAGGCTTCTACTGCGTCGCTCGCCAAATCCACGCCCGGAACCTGATTCATCACATCCTTGTAAGGAATTGGATCTTCAAGCCCGTAATCTTCTGTAGAAACGGTTTTCAGAGTACTGGTGTACTCGACCTCGTTTGGCCTGGATGTGCGGCCCACCTTCGTATCTGGAATCCTGAATGCCTGGTCGATACTGTACTCGCGATAATCAAACTGGCTCTGTGGCACGATGATGCGCGGCGAAATTATATCGGCGATATAGTCGTCGTTGCGATACGCGATCGCAATGCCGGACTCCCTTGGCTTAAA includes:
- a CDS encoding Gp37 family protein — protein: MASESRLAEIERAILERLAPLASAHNVRIGALDASELARPISKGAVFVNYQSSQSLRPDYNSEMESVIFEVLVKYEDLRQHSKAYPLLEAIRAKLARWAPLEYCNEMQWRGQKFVTQALNESGIWVYSLIFEVIVDAAY
- a CDS encoding DUF1320 domain-containing protein, encoding MGRYATQQDFVDAFGYEEVVQLSNLWDASATEINSANLNRNIADAEAIVDGMIATCPAVAEQMPFADPKPPLLKGYVLDLARRRMDSISAREDVIRRADEAIAQLKLIGACKMSLGLSGATPPVAIETAKGDIQVSEGRGIFAEDFLRGF
- a CDS encoding phage capsid protein — translated: MAPQAPFEFKPRESGIAIAYRNDDYIADIISPRIIVPQSQFDYREYSIDQAFRIPDTKVGRTSRPNEVEYTSTLKTVSTEDYGLEDPIPYKDVMNQVPGVDLASDAVEALTDDVMRDRELRVATTMSTLATFPTTNRVTLSGTSQFSDFTNSDPVGTITTALDSAPVTFTHLVAGQLAWTKLRTHPKIINALFGNAGVTNGMASQQAVADFFGLKGCVIGKGWYDSSKEGQAAARSYIWGKHVWLLRVDPLANFRKGLSFMMTAQFGKKVAGTREDPDIGLYGGIRVRVGESVKEVVVANLAGYFIQNAVA
- a CDS encoding phage tail tape measure protein, whose product is MAQDLQILITAKADQALKTFRQTSGALFELVANSKAFQESVGFADEQLKSFNAVLVETAALTVGYAKLPGIFLDIYEVVTTAATVFTNLNDSVNTVKQGLEEFGGITIPTFETIRKEAFGAFKEFDNARAKVGTLTNEADALASQMQRLAGETKNQYSSTILLNSSYDVLSAGFSKTADVSAILASSVKLAKAGFTDLGVASDAVTTILNAYGKDASEAAAIANELIQTQNLGKITVDQYGRSIGQVATIAAQAGVGLTELNAVISVATTKGLGASETITGLRQAISAILTPSSQAVEQAKALGIQFDSAALKSKGLAGVLRDIADKGGATPEVLNKLFGSVEAVSAILPATANNMADFQKAIVSLKTETGALDKAFNSVTGSVDNQLQSFQNRFRETFIGIGRDASEWVKTLLFAGKQVLGVFEILNPVQQVAAFQGLDGAIGGVINTIKELIATVVRLAAGVAGVFIAEKLIAGYDATFKVLNVTLDLTSARTAILTGLQTAQAVAVQALSAVMGLLTGTTTAYSLSLDLAAIKAGVLAGAQAALGAAMTFLNTILVYQIKSIGIFVTGIAETASIVAVIAQKMLTAVGSVKLFGEGLGIAGLIAKAFTATAAFLAKEVLPVLSNVLAAVVKHLKTFVPALLQSAATVAIFYGSFEAGRSIIDTFLQGLDQLVGIKIFDEFSKSLDAAIAATGVSVEKGRESFKLFGITIYENGSAVDLFNDSVDALAKGMNRAKNPIDQIATAFINWKNLAEGAADASDRFGDQIAKNTGKTAQITKAQAEAQAQQIKFSETFDALSISLNRGQAILGKYGLVTLEAGEAAKLGANGIAAFRKEAETQIASLNAQIESLRKVKTADAELQAQIDATIRLLEGQKATFQGRIVFLEEDAKKTAQAATAQKQATKTLEELTEAYKKNTDGITRRITEQSVLIKESQAKGATSAKEAQAELLRIEEEGFRDRIKLAELQIPVLRAKLVGETDKEKIKKVNDEILAVEKAGFDARKSLAESQIKQREEGEKKALAAVEEANNRAEAIVKITAANQIAAIKEQGLAREVEAKRITEIEKNASIARVQAIKDEIAAVQAAQAAGKLSPEEGQKKLISLNDELATANLQRIEKVRAAEDALRAQVVAGLEEQGRVAKLQGDARIAAQDKILTSLRSSAELLSAQSGLEEAQGNLAKSRLENQLKITEALGLQRESQQLKLQIQQQEAINEERVFAAKLKELDITQQLKVAELERQKIQDDIALKQERLNLLKLQQKPGVTAGELDLQKQVVSAAEEKLRLDDESIARTNQLNELQKQTVLTQQQQTRETRQTATAADVLKEVFGGINANANQTTTNIGAIAQSFGNVNAQIPILNTGLTNASVSASTLNDSLKSTPEVVRLTDGSIVSVNQKLGDSIRTVDDLNKKFGATSEVIKLSDGTITNLNAQLDKSSDFSEELNKELDLAAMLGKATGDNIATGFEKAVTAADLLNQAIAGMVENTKALLSQALAVKAAFANGATRFQGSATGLGGNIQTEAKAADGIIGSSPGQTVAQQQAVAASQGLTNEFEKAAFIFKARAEELSKAGLSSTEKINIGGAEFDYKEAAQLFGEAASTALNGQVAEFAKSVLGQRIAVAQTGQTVAGSTLEEILKNTEELKRQKLVGGFASGTRGKPIKSGIALVGERGPELINVTDRGTHVLSNPESAKFVGAFAQGTGGLKDFVQASLINTMSGLNEILSKEFGKGSGLSFNAANQISNAKLGVELIRNAVGEIAQELSQGNLETARALANKAQKSAEKGDQGIYRNLVVDAKTLLAGLFSSQIYQSDLGNLGRSAPNFRVQSPTSTNSSSSTTIQSLNISAPDPTGEAVRFLHENSRQQMRLARL